A part of Aegilops tauschii subsp. strangulata cultivar AL8/78 chromosome 2, Aet v6.0, whole genome shotgun sequence genomic DNA contains:
- the LOC109741746 gene encoding uncharacterized protein isoform X3: MASDVAADEPPAISNIHEVCAADELPGIATVQKLCAADKPPAICTVHELCAGDAPPPSAGSPICAPRTQTSWRRSEPINPCPMKTATSTSILWVGFQKKELKEDSENSP; the protein is encoded by the exons ATGGCCTCCGATGTGGCCGCCGACGAGCCACCCGCCATCAGCAACATCCACGAGGTCTGCGCGGCCGACGAGCTCCCCGGCATCGCCACCGTTCAGAAGCTCTGCGCGGCCGACAAGCCCCCCGCCATCTGCACCGTCCACGAGCTCTGCGCGGGCGACGCACCCCCGCCATCGGCAGGGTCCCCGATCTGTGCGCCGCGGACGCAGACGTCGTGGCGCAGGAGCGA ACCAATCAATCCTTGTCCCATGAAGACTGCAACAAGCACTAGCATTCTTTGGGTGGGGTTTCAGAAGAAGGAACTCAAGGAAGATTCAGAAAACTCACCGTG